The following proteins are encoded in a genomic region of Chryseobacterium cucumeris:
- a CDS encoding SDR family NAD(P)-dependent oxidoreductase — MEPIISTLQQPIQSGFNAYSTAQEVIQGIDLTGKTVIITGGYAGIGLETTKVLTSAGAYVIIPARDIEKAGKNLTGIENIKLEKMDLMDPASIDAFAERFVSSRRKLDLLINNAGIMWVPLRRDSRGFESQLATNYLGQFHLTSKLWPALKKANGARVISVSSYGHQMAPFNFEDPNFEERNYDTLSGYGQSKTACNLFAVELDEKGKEFDIRAYSLHPGSVYGTDLGREEPVELFKQLGTHDENGNIKPEVEARLKTIPQGAATTVWCAVTPQLNGIGGVYCENCDIAEVDRGQIEHRFDEPATIRGVQPYSIDKNNAARLWKLSEEMLGFEFDTQ, encoded by the coding sequence ATGGAACCAATTATCAGCACATTACAGCAACCCATTCAGTCAGGCTTTAACGCTTATTCAACAGCACAGGAAGTTATTCAGGGAATTGATCTTACTGGAAAAACAGTGATCATTACCGGTGGCTACGCAGGAATCGGACTTGAAACTACAAAAGTACTTACTTCGGCCGGAGCCTATGTCATTATTCCTGCAAGAGATATTGAAAAGGCAGGAAAAAACCTTACAGGAATTGAAAATATCAAACTTGAAAAAATGGATCTGATGGATCCGGCATCCATTGATGCCTTTGCAGAAAGATTCGTCTCATCACGCAGAAAACTGGATCTTCTTATTAATAATGCCGGGATTATGTGGGTACCACTCCGCAGAGACAGCAGGGGTTTTGAATCTCAGCTGGCGACCAATTATCTTGGACAGTTCCATCTCACCTCAAAATTATGGCCGGCTCTGAAAAAAGCAAATGGAGCAAGGGTTATCAGTGTTTCTTCGTATGGACATCAGATGGCTCCTTTTAATTTTGAAGACCCCAACTTTGAGGAAAGAAATTACGATACCCTTTCCGGATACGGACAATCCAAAACAGCTTGTAATCTGTTTGCCGTAGAACTAGATGAAAAAGGAAAAGAATTCGATATCAGAGCTTATTCTCTCCATCCCGGTTCTGTATATGGTACTGATCTGGGCAGAGAAGAACCTGTTGAGCTTTTTAAACAGCTTGGAACGCATGACGAAAACGGAAATATAAAACCTGAAGTTGAAGCACGATTAAAAACAATTCCACAAGGGGCTGCTACTACAGTCTGGTGTGCTGTGACGCCTCAACTTAACGGAATTGGCGGAGTGTATTGTGAAAACTGTGATATTGCAGAGGTAGACAGAGGGCAAATTGAGCACAGATTTGATGAACCGGCTACTATTCGTGGAGTACAACCTTATTCCATCGACAAAAACAATGCTGCCCGTTTATGGAAATTAAGTGAAGAGATGCTGGGATTTGAGTTCGATACCCAATAA
- a CDS encoding glycosyltransferase, with product MKPTISIVVAIYNRKDELFELLTSLTQQTDKEFEIIIVDDGSLIDLKPTIKNFEQGLDIKYFRKDNSGPGLTRNYGAARAANEWLVFVDSDVIVEKDYIEHIKNDILTIPCDAFGGADKAHKGFNLMQKAISYSMTSVFTTGGIRGSKKAVSKFQPRSFNMGVKKEVFKKVGGFSEMRIGEDPDLSMTLWENGFTTAFFDDIAVYHKRRVDFGKFSKQVYQFGCARPILNQRHPNYVKISFAFPTLFMLGYVMGFLEYFIMGRGIILAFYGLYTFLVLFHALLLTKNISIAGMAVISTYIQMFSYGYGFLKSWILLNVFRMKPEDAFPHHYYKK from the coding sequence TTGAAGCCTACTATTTCTATTGTCGTTGCCATTTACAACCGGAAAGACGAACTTTTTGAGTTGCTGACTTCTCTTACTCAACAGACAGATAAGGAGTTTGAGATCATTATCGTGGATGACGGTTCTCTGATCGATCTGAAACCTACTATCAAAAACTTTGAACAGGGATTGGATATTAAATATTTCAGAAAAGATAACTCAGGACCGGGACTGACAAGAAATTACGGTGCGGCAAGAGCCGCTAACGAATGGCTGGTATTTGTAGACAGTGATGTCATTGTTGAAAAAGATTATATTGAGCATATTAAAAACGATATCCTGACCATTCCTTGTGATGCGTTTGGCGGGGCTGATAAAGCGCATAAAGGATTTAATCTGATGCAGAAAGCTATTTCTTATTCCATGACGTCTGTATTTACAACCGGAGGAATAAGGGGAAGTAAGAAAGCGGTTTCAAAATTTCAGCCCAGAAGTTTTAATATGGGAGTGAAAAAAGAAGTCTTTAAAAAAGTAGGCGGATTTTCCGAAATGAGAATTGGTGAAGATCCGGATCTTTCCATGACCCTATGGGAAAATGGTTTTACTACTGCTTTTTTTGATGATATCGCTGTATATCACAAACGTAGGGTCGATTTTGGAAAATTCTCCAAACAGGTCTATCAGTTTGGCTGTGCAAGACCGATTCTTAACCAGAGACACCCGAATTATGTAAAAATTTCCTTTGCTTTTCCTACTTTATTTATGCTGGGATATGTGATGGGCTTTCTGGAGTATTTTATTATGGGAAGAGGAATCATCCTTGCCTTTTATGGATTGTATACCTTTCTGGTGTTGTTTCACGCTTTATTGCTGACAAAAAATATCAGTATTGCCGGAATGGCAGTTATTTCCACGTATATTCAGATGTTTTCTTACGGATACGGATTTTTAAAGTCCTGGATTTTGCTGAATGTTTTCAGAATGAAGCCCGAGGATGCTTTTCCGCATCATTATTATAAGAAATAA
- a CDS encoding class I SAM-dependent DNA methyltransferase has protein sequence MEWFESWFDTPYYHLLYSNRDYTEAENFITKLTADLQLPPQSKIIDLACGKGRHSVFLNKLGYDVLGLDLSRQSIESDKQYENQTLLFEVHDMRNPIDADPMDAVFNLFTSFGYFDNENDDKKVFQSVYNALKPGGYFVLDYLNEEFVRSTLVPETTITRGNIEFRILKKIEGRHVIKDIRFEADGKPFHFFEKVKLHTLEAIHAYASECGFERIKIWGDYQLNEFKKENSPRCINLFKKK, from the coding sequence ATGGAATGGTTTGAATCTTGGTTTGATACCCCTTATTATCATTTGCTTTATAGCAACAGAGACTATACTGAAGCTGAAAACTTCATTACAAAGCTCACAGCGGATCTTCAGCTTCCGCCTCAGTCGAAAATCATAGATCTTGCCTGCGGAAAGGGAAGACACTCTGTTTTCCTTAACAAATTAGGGTATGATGTTTTGGGACTGGACCTTTCAAGACAAAGTATTGAATCTGACAAACAATATGAAAATCAGACACTGCTTTTTGAAGTTCATGATATGAGAAACCCTATTGATGCAGATCCTATGGATGCTGTATTCAATCTGTTTACCAGTTTTGGGTATTTTGACAATGAAAATGACGATAAGAAAGTATTTCAATCCGTTTACAATGCTTTAAAACCAGGAGGATATTTTGTATTGGACTACCTGAATGAGGAATTTGTAAGAAGTACTTTGGTTCCTGAAACAACGATCACGAGAGGAAATATTGAGTTCAGAATCCTAAAGAAAATCGAAGGAAGACATGTCATCAAAGACATCCGTTTTGAGGCTGACGGTAAGCCGTTTCATTTCTTTGAAAAAGTAAAGCTCCATACTTTGGAAGCCATTCATGCCTATGCTTCTGAATGTGGGTTTGAAAGAATAAAAATCTGGGGAGATTATCAGCTGAATGAATTTAAGAAAGAAAATTCCCCGCGTTGCATCAATTTATTTAAGAAAAAATAA
- a CDS encoding ZIP family metal transporter, whose product MTTVLLLILSVVTGVFLGKHFGKKEKLAKNLLILSAGFLITICLNEVFPQVYTSAGSSSLGIFVIAGVLLQMILEALTKGFEHGHFHHHSEHNILPVALMVGLFIHAFIEGIPLANEQHEMSPYLWGIVFHNLPISFILGAFLFNRKGESKSSSSYPSILIVALFALASPMGMLLGNYFNPDLQPYFLAIVGGIFLHISSVIIFESNKNHNIDWVKIGLVVLGVSLALMMHVFHQHPPAHSH is encoded by the coding sequence ATGACAACAGTACTTTTACTGATTTTAAGTGTCGTAACAGGAGTATTCCTTGGAAAACACTTTGGTAAAAAAGAGAAGCTGGCCAAAAATCTATTGATACTGAGTGCCGGTTTTTTGATTACAATCTGTCTCAACGAAGTCTTTCCTCAGGTGTATACCTCTGCAGGAAGCAGCAGCCTTGGGATATTTGTAATTGCAGGAGTTCTTCTCCAGATGATCCTGGAAGCTCTTACCAAAGGTTTTGAACACGGGCACTTCCATCATCATAGCGAACACAATATTCTTCCTGTTGCTTTAATGGTAGGATTATTCATTCATGCTTTTATTGAAGGAATTCCTTTGGCTAACGAGCAGCACGAAATGTCGCCTTACCTTTGGGGAATTGTATTTCACAATCTTCCTATTTCATTTATTCTGGGTGCATTTTTATTTAACAGAAAAGGAGAATCAAAAAGTTCCTCATCTTATCCTTCTATTCTCATTGTAGCTTTATTTGCATTGGCTTCTCCAATGGGAATGTTATTAGGAAATTATTTCAATCCTGACCTTCAGCCTTATTTCCTGGCTATCGTAGGAGGAATTTTCCTTCATATCTCATCGGTGATCATTTTTGAAAGCAATAAAAATCACAATATCGATTGGGTAAAAATCGGGCTGGTTGTTTTAGGAGTTTCACTCGCATTGATGATGCATGTTTTCCATCAACACCCCCCTGCTCATTCTCATTAA
- a CDS encoding class I SAM-dependent RNA methyltransferase — protein sequence MDTENIKIQIKTFFGLEQILAEEIKKLGGRNVEIKNRAVNCEGDLGFLYKINYSARTALKILVPIHEFKAFNQHQFYDRLFKFEWDNFMDVDQSFFIDATVNSETFKHSQFVTLKMKDAIVDYFQEKFKRRPNVETRNPDIKFHLHIDRELVMISMDSSGDPLFKRGYRREQGEAPINEVLASGMLQLAGWDGKGNFLDPMCGSGTLLIEAAMIAMDLPAQIFRKRFGFQNWNNYDADLFAKIKEFRINRIRQFDGKIVGYDIDARMLNAARMNVEAAEMEDVIEIKKQNFFDSKKDLFPLLMVFNPPYDERISINDDDFYKKIGDTFKTHYPNTLAWLISSDLEAVKKIGLRPSRKIKLFNGKLETRFLQYEMYEGTKKVHKLEENK from the coding sequence ATGGATACAGAAAATATTAAAATACAGATAAAGACATTCTTCGGATTGGAGCAGATTCTGGCGGAAGAAATCAAAAAATTGGGCGGAAGAAATGTTGAAATTAAAAACAGAGCGGTAAATTGTGAAGGAGATCTGGGTTTTCTTTACAAAATCAATTATTCTGCAAGAACGGCATTGAAAATATTGGTGCCCATTCATGAGTTCAAGGCTTTTAATCAGCATCAGTTCTATGACAGGTTATTCAAATTTGAATGGGATAATTTCATGGATGTTGATCAGTCTTTCTTTATTGATGCTACGGTCAATTCTGAAACGTTCAAACATTCTCAGTTTGTGACTTTGAAAATGAAGGATGCCATCGTGGATTATTTCCAGGAAAAATTCAAAAGACGCCCGAATGTGGAAACGAGAAATCCGGATATCAAATTCCATCTTCACATAGACAGAGAATTGGTAATGATTTCTATGGATTCTTCAGGAGATCCTTTGTTTAAAAGAGGATATAGAAGAGAGCAGGGAGAAGCGCCTATCAATGAAGTATTGGCAAGCGGAATGCTTCAGCTGGCAGGCTGGGACGGAAAAGGTAATTTCCTTGATCCGATGTGCGGTTCAGGAACATTATTGATTGAAGCAGCAATGATTGCAATGGATCTTCCGGCTCAGATTTTCAGAAAAAGGTTCGGATTCCAGAACTGGAATAACTATGATGCAGACCTGTTTGCAAAAATTAAAGAATTCAGAATTAACAGAATCAGACAGTTTGATGGAAAAATTGTTGGATATGACATCGATGCAAGAATGCTGAATGCGGCAAGAATGAACGTGGAAGCAGCGGAAATGGAAGATGTTATTGAGATTAAAAAACAAAACTTCTTTGATTCTAAAAAAGATCTGTTCCCTTTATTAATGGTATTCAATCCGCCATACGATGAGAGAATTTCCATTAATGACGATGATTTCTACAAGAAAATAGGAGATACCTTTAAAACCCATTATCCGAATACCTTAGCATGGCTGATCTCTTCAGACCTTGAAGCGGTGAAGAAAATCGGTTTACGTCCTTCAAGAAAGATCAAACTTTTCAACGGAAAACTGGAAACAAGATTTTTACAGTATGAAATGTATGAAGGAACGAAAAAGGTACATAAACTGGAAGAAAATAAATAG
- a CDS encoding AraC family transcriptional regulator, which yields MDFQIQYLTPDIKLSSYDDKLFKTETVFEYHMLVWFISGETKIIQADKTYVFKAGDIFLIPRNHLATIINYPKDGLPHKAVVMHLTTERLKNFYSSVDEQRKTGNHKASIHRFSSHPLLSSCLASLIPYFEMEDPLPENIAHLKITEAISIVREIDPEIDYILADFDEPGKVDLISFMEKNYMFNMPLERFGYLTGRSLSTFNRDFRKIFQTTPQRWLTQKRLELAYYHLSEKNKKPSDVFLEVGFEDLSHFSHAFKKQYGFAPSMTR from the coding sequence ATGGATTTCCAGATACAATACCTCACCCCGGATATCAAGCTTTCCAGTTATGATGACAAGCTCTTCAAAACGGAAACAGTTTTTGAATACCATATGCTGGTTTGGTTCATATCAGGAGAAACGAAAATTATTCAAGCAGATAAAACCTATGTTTTCAAAGCTGGAGATATTTTCCTGATTCCAAGAAACCATCTTGCCACGATTATCAATTATCCCAAAGACGGGCTTCCGCATAAAGCGGTAGTCATGCATCTTACCACAGAACGCCTGAAGAATTTTTACAGTTCTGTTGATGAGCAGAGGAAGACCGGAAATCACAAAGCCAGTATTCATCGCTTCAGCAGTCATCCGCTTCTGAGCAGCTGTCTTGCATCGCTCATACCTTATTTTGAAATGGAAGATCCGCTTCCTGAGAATATTGCCCATTTAAAAATCACTGAAGCCATCAGTATTGTAAGGGAAATTGATCCGGAGATAGATTATATACTCGCCGATTTTGATGAGCCGGGAAAAGTAGATCTGATCAGTTTTATGGAAAAAAATTATATGTTCAATATGCCATTGGAAAGGTTCGGATATCTGACAGGAAGGAGTTTATCTACTTTCAACCGGGATTTCAGAAAGATTTTTCAAACAACTCCGCAGCGATGGCTTACTCAAAAACGTCTTGAACTTGCCTATTATCATTTATCAGAAAAGAATAAAAAACCTTCCGATGTTTTTCTGGAAGTAGGTTTTGAAGACCTTTCCCATTTTTCACATGCCTTTAAAAAACAGTATGGCTTTGCGCCATCAATGACACGATAA